The nucleotide sequence AGATACACTTCTTGAAATAGTAAAAAAAGCACAGGAAATTTGTGTTAAAGAGGGCTCAGAAAGAGTTGCATCCGTTGTAAAGATTGATTATAAAGCTGAAGGCGTGACTATGAATGAAAAAGTGGGAAAATATAAAGAATAAAGTATATCCTGTGGCTGCTCTAATTGCTGTAATTATATTATGGCAGCTTATAGTGGATTTTAGAAAAATACCTGAGTATGTAATCCCATCACCTAAGGATATATGCTTAACATTAATTAGTGAATTCGGTACTATAATGCAAAATACAAAGGTGACAATTTATGAATCTCTTGTAGGTTTTTTTATTGCTATAATTTTCGCTTTTATACTTGCTATTATAATGGATAGTTTTCAGATTGTTAGAAAAGCACTTTATCCAATCATTGTTATATCACAAACTATACCAACTATAGCTATTGCACCACTATTTATAATATGGTTTGGTTTTGGACCGCTTCCTAAGATAATAGTTGTTGTGATAACATGTTTTTTTCCTATAGTAATAAGTCTTATAGATGGTTTTGAAAAGATTGACAAGGATTATATAAATTTGTTTAGGAGCATGAAGGCATCTAGAATTCAGATTTTTTATCATTTAAAACTTCCTTCTGCTATGGTAAATTTGTTTTCTGGGATTAAAATAGCCTGCACCTACATGATTATGGCAGCAGTAATAGGTGAATGGTTAGGAGGAGATGGAGGAATAGGC is from Clostridium acetobutylicum ATCC 824 and encodes:
- a CDS encoding ABC transporter permease is translated as MKKWENIKNKVYPVAALIAVIILWQLIVDFRKIPEYVIPSPKDICLTLISEFGTIMQNTKVTIYESLVGFFIAIIFAFILAIIMDSFQIVRKALYPIIVISQTIPTIAIAPLFIIWFGFGPLPKIIVVVITCFFPIVISLIDGFEKIDKDYINLFRSMKASRIQIFYHLKLPSAMVNLFSGIKIACTYMIMAAVIGEWLGGDGGIGVYMVRAKNAYALDKVFASIVVIVIISIVLIYIVDFIGKRIIHWK